Proteins from a single region of Butyrivibrio fibrisolvens:
- a CDS encoding GNAT family N-acetyltransferase — translation MNTSFRITSDGNEQDIQELFEMLKKYNLSNREKSENVPLGVYLEDNGQKFAGLTGETFGNWLCIHYFFVDESLRGQGIGSKMLEAAESEARKRGCKYAFVDTFSFQAPSFYIKMGYKEVFALEEYPYTGKRHYYTKCLLENNE, via the coding sequence TTGAATACTAGTTTTAGAATAACCTCTGATGGCAATGAACAGGACATACAAGAACTATTTGAAATGCTTAAGAAGTACAATTTAAGCAATCGCGAAAAATCAGAGAACGTGCCACTAGGAGTTTATTTAGAAGATAATGGTCAAAAGTTCGCAGGACTCACCGGAGAAACCTTCGGAAACTGGCTCTGTATTCACTACTTCTTTGTAGACGAAAGCTTAAGAGGCCAGGGAATCGGTAGTAAGATGTTAGAAGCAGCCGAATCTGAAGCAAGGAAAAGAGGCTGCAAATACGCCTTCGTAGATACATTCTCTTTTCAGGCACCAAGTTTTTATATCAAAATGGGATACAAGGAAGTTTTTGCCCTTGAAGAGTATCCCTATACAGGAAAAAGACACTACTATACCAAGTGCTTGCTTGAGAATAATGAGTAA
- a CDS encoding 8-oxo-dGTP diphosphatase, with protein sequence MSRTEMTELTVLCLIIDGDKVLLQNRVKEDWKGYTLPGGHVEPGESFVDAVICEMKEETGLDIKNPKLAGIKQFPIKDGRYIVFLFKTSEFSGTVASSDEGQMEWVDINKLSEYETVDDLEELLEVINNPNLTEFQYLVNGDNWTVSIR encoded by the coding sequence ATGAGTAGAACAGAAATGACCGAATTAACAGTACTTTGTCTGATTATAGACGGAGACAAAGTACTGCTACAGAATAGAGTTAAAGAAGATTGGAAAGGCTATACACTTCCGGGTGGCCACGTTGAACCTGGTGAATCTTTCGTTGATGCGGTGATTTGCGAGATGAAAGAAGAGACTGGACTTGATATAAAAAATCCCAAACTCGCAGGAATCAAACAGTTCCCGATCAAAGATGGCAGATATATAGTCTTCCTTTTTAAGACAAGCGAATTTTCAGGAACAGTTGCCTCATCTGACGAAGGCCAGATGGAATGGGTAGATATAAATAAGCTGTCAGAATATGAAACAGTTGATGATCTTGAAGAACTTCTGGAAGTCATTAACAATCCTAACCTTACAGAGTTTCAGTATCTTGTGAACGGCGATAACTGGACAGTCTCAATAAGATGA
- a CDS encoding translation initiation factor 2, with the protein MHGSHHLIVQSAHLKYELDIKRNITVIKGDSATGKTTLADMIREYVLNGTDTGITVSCDVLCRLLEGNTWQEQLSLINNSIVFVDEGNSFVSSLDFANAVKNSTNYFVIITRENLHALPYSVNEIYGIHSSGKYNSLEPVYHELYHIYGNSPESIVHPDVLIAEDSNSGFDFFSSVSADKIKCISAKGKANIFNLLSSGEIEGNVLIIADGAAFGAQMANVFDLAEKNESISLYLPESFEWIILDSDVLNDAEVRRILQNPEDYIDGEKYFSWERFFTSLLVEKSSDSYLKYTKNKLNPAYLDGKVLSQILSSIPAQVDIHDQT; encoded by the coding sequence ATTAGATATAAAAAGAAATATAACTGTAATCAAGGGAGACAGTGCTACCGGAAAGACTACTCTGGCAGATATGATCAGAGAATATGTCCTAAATGGTACTGATACAGGTATTACAGTTAGCTGTGACGTTCTTTGCAGACTGCTGGAAGGTAATACATGGCAGGAACAGCTGAGCTTAATAAATAACAGTATAGTATTTGTTGATGAAGGCAATAGTTTTGTTTCATCTTTGGATTTTGCCAATGCAGTAAAAAATTCAACTAACTATTTTGTGATAATTACTAGAGAGAATCTTCATGCATTACCATATAGTGTTAATGAAATATATGGAATTCATTCTTCTGGTAAATATAACTCCTTAGAGCCGGTTTATCATGAGTTGTATCATATTTATGGAAACAGTCCTGAATCAATCGTGCATCCTGATGTATTGATTGCAGAAGATAGTAATTCAGGATTTGATTTTTTTAGCTCGGTAAGCGCTGATAAAATAAAATGCATTTCAGCCAAGGGGAAAGCTAATATTTTTAACCTGCTTTCATCTGGAGAAATTGAAGGAAATGTCCTTATTATAGCTGATGGTGCTGCTTTTGGGGCTCAAATGGCTAATGTCTTTGATCTGGCTGAAAAAAACGAATCAATAAGTTTGTATTTACCAGAATCTTTTGAATGGATCATTCTTGATTCAGATGTTTTAAATGATGCAGAGGTAAGACGCATTTTACAAAATCCTGAAGATTATATAGATGGTGAAAAGTATTTTAGCTGGGAACGGTTCTTTACATCTTTGCTGGTAGAAAAGAGTAGTGATTCTTATCTCAAATATACTAAGAATAAATTGAATCCGGCCTATTTGGATGGTAAGGTATTAAGTCAGATTCTCTCTTCAATTCCGGCTCAGGTTGATATTCATGATCAAACTTAA
- a CDS encoding dUTP diphosphatase → MADFGINEMLDMQRKLQDKYKDKWEGISPEVGKNKLLWMIGEVGEVIDIVKKNGHQACNEDNPEREHLIEELADVLMFYNDVLLCYGISTEELKEVYTAKFEKNMKRW, encoded by the coding sequence ATGGCTGATTTTGGCATAAACGAAATGCTTGATATGCAAAGAAAATTGCAGGACAAGTACAAAGATAAGTGGGAAGGAATTTCTCCAGAAGTTGGCAAAAATAAGCTCTTATGGATGATTGGTGAAGTCGGAGAAGTAATTGATATAGTAAAGAAGAACGGTCATCAGGCTTGTAATGAAGACAATCCCGAACGTGAACATCTAATAGAAGAACTAGCTGACGTCCTCATGTTCTACAATGACGTCTTGCTTTGCTATGGTATATCAACCGAAGAACTGAAGGAAGTATATACCGCCAAGTTTGAGAAGAATATGAAAAGATGGTAA